One genomic segment of Bacteroides caccae includes these proteins:
- a CDS encoding 4Fe-4S binding protein, with protein MTVNEAHLIYFSPTHTSKQVAEAIVHGTGIKNILPVNVTLQTTGEAVIPASALAIIVVPVYGGRVAPLAMERLQNIRGLDTPTVLVVVYGNRAYEKALMELDAFALPHGLKVIAGATFIGEHSYSTDEHPIAAGRPNDSDLALATEFGKKIIEKIKTATGPDTLYPIDVRAIKRPRQPFFPLFRFLRKVIKLRKSGTPLPRTPWVKDESLCTHCGLCVVHCPAGAITKGDELNVDETKCIKCCACVKVCPRNAKVYDTPFAALLSDCFKKQKQPQTIL; from the coding sequence ATGACAGTAAATGAAGCTCATTTAATTTATTTTTCGCCTACACACACATCAAAACAAGTTGCCGAGGCGATTGTTCACGGAACAGGAATAAAAAATATTCTTCCTGTTAATGTCACTTTGCAGACTACCGGGGAAGCTGTAATTCCTGCATCTGCATTGGCTATTATCGTAGTTCCCGTATATGGAGGCCGTGTAGCTCCTTTGGCAATGGAACGTTTGCAGAATATTCGTGGCTTGGATACACCTACTGTGTTGGTTGTGGTTTATGGCAATCGTGCTTATGAAAAAGCCTTAATGGAATTGGACGCTTTCGCCCTTCCCCACGGATTGAAAGTGATTGCCGGCGCAACTTTTATCGGTGAGCATTCATATAGTACGGATGAACATCCGATTGCTGCCGGACGTCCGAATGATTCGGACCTGGCTCTGGCTACGGAGTTCGGGAAAAAGATCATAGAAAAAATAAAAACGGCTACCGGCCCGGATACTCTTTATCCGATAGATGTCCGTGCTATCAAACGCCCGAGGCAGCCTTTCTTCCCCTTATTTCGTTTTTTGAGGAAGGTTATCAAGTTACGTAAAAGTGGCACACCGCTTCCTCGTACTCCGTGGGTAAAAGATGAGAGTCTGTGTACACATTGTGGGTTGTGTGTGGTTCATTGTCCGGCGGGTGCTATTACAAAAGGCGATGAACTAAATGTAGATGAAACCAAATGCATCAAATGCTGTGCTTGCGTGAAAGTCTGTCCTAGGAATGCAAAAGTGTATGATACTCCTTTTGCGGCTTTATTATCGGATTGTTTCAAGAAGCAGAAACAGCCTCAGACTATTTTGTAA
- a CDS encoding Ig-like domain-containing protein, protein MAEQISPVLYSNAARQMLINYVDDNGNVDNSYHTVWQRELTKMGYPEGDNGYKMRVVSISNGQTPVIDCRKPYIYVDGRASTKILSDILMEFVAPNFFASVLGIALQDWQVFLLGFLPGSSTLLLHFEANPIGYDGRSVCNMYLRYVKKFLWMIKIRRTVFSYQRDYPLSMINYDKMPGSYYELSNANGAAISSDQAERWVQLFTRYNLTTNFENKLMFIPTVSSLDIGEGKVELTQSDYEKKYLMNFPPASPKHTPFDAFYITDGSTYHTSFEPTMLDWMLEQMKVTVDGPEVATDGSRYTIRNNTMNYNITWNTSDESVATVDNTGTLSMKKYGVITITASCVINNVTTKFHKKIMVGFPPFVLEWRMEVSAYMVSARCIDSKAETFLKNIQYEWKLKRDSESSTSDWSQTIDPWWGVMPTQKTNKVTVYMRVFNAEGIRSNPVFLNMDATAPFEFEPHTPNFEVSQYTNPFTASLDFFPNPQYEDQEALVNNDEFKIRRVESSGGNYLYIDFNLVTSGTIFLEDCWSRGGFLTWFNMVKGGGVGSTREIMAILLFKNNYGRIVYRKVLRVRYFRL, encoded by the coding sequence TTGGCAGAACAGATATCTCCTGTGCTTTATAGCAACGCTGCCCGTCAGATGCTTATCAACTATGTTGATGACAATGGGAACGTAGACAACTCCTATCATACTGTTTGGCAGCGTGAACTCACCAAGATGGGCTATCCAGAGGGTGATAACGGATACAAGATGCGTGTCGTCAGTATAAGTAACGGCCAGACACCGGTTATTGATTGCCGCAAACCTTATATATATGTCGATGGCAGGGCTTCGACCAAAATCCTTTCGGATATCTTGATGGAGTTTGTGGCACCCAACTTCTTTGCTTCGGTTCTTGGTATCGCTCTTCAGGACTGGCAAGTGTTCCTGCTTGGTTTTCTTCCCGGCAGCTCAACATTACTTCTACATTTTGAGGCAAACCCAATAGGTTACGACGGTCGTTCAGTATGCAACATGTATCTTCGTTATGTGAAGAAGTTCCTTTGGATGATCAAGATTCGCCGGACTGTTTTTTCTTATCAGCGGGATTACCCTTTATCAATGATTAACTATGACAAGATGCCCGGTTCCTATTATGAACTGTCCAATGCCAATGGTGCTGCCATAAGCAGTGACCAGGCCGAAAGATGGGTCCAGCTCTTTACCCGGTATAATCTTACAACTAATTTTGAGAATAAACTGATGTTTATCCCTACAGTCAGCTCTCTGGATATCGGTGAGGGTAAGGTTGAACTGACTCAAAGTGATTATGAGAAGAAGTATTTGATGAATTTTCCACCTGCTAGCCCCAAACATACCCCGTTCGACGCATTCTATATAACCGACGGGTCTACCTACCATACTTCTTTCGAGCCTACTATGCTTGACTGGATGCTGGAGCAGATGAAGGTTACTGTGGACGGTCCAGAAGTTGCCACTGACGGTAGCCGTTACACCATACGTAATAATACGATGAATTACAATATTACATGGAATACATCTGATGAGTCTGTAGCTACTGTAGACAATACCGGTACGCTGTCGATGAAGAAGTACGGTGTTATCACTATTACCGCCAGTTGTGTTATTAATAATGTTACAACGAAGTTCCATAAGAAGATAATGGTTGGGTTTCCCCCATTCGTCCTTGAATGGCGTATGGAAGTTAGCGCTTATATGGTGTCTGCCAGATGTATAGACTCAAAAGCAGAAACTTTTTTGAAAAATATTCAATATGAATGGAAACTTAAAAGGGATAGTGAAAGCTCGACTTCGGATTGGTCACAAACTATTGATCCTTGGTGGGGAGTTATGCCTACACAAAAAACTAATAAAGTGACAGTCTATATGAGAGTATTTAATGCTGAGGGTATTAGGTCAAATCCAGTTTTTCTGAATATGGATGCCACAGCCCCTTTCGAGTTTGAACCACATACTCCAAATTTTGAAGTAAGTCAATATACTAACCCATTTACTGCTAGCCTTGATTTCTTTCCTAATCCGCAGTATGAAGATCAAGAAGCGTTAGTTAATAATGACGAATTTAAGATACGGAGGGTAGAATCAAGTGGTGGAAACTATTTGTATATTGATTTTAATCTTGTCACAAGTGGAACAATATTTCTTGAAGATTGCTGGTCGAGAGGTGGCTTTCTTACTTGGTTTAATATGGTAAAGGGAGGAGGAGTAGGTTCAACTCGTGAAATTATGGCAATATTATTATTTAAAAATAATTATGGTAGAATAGTATATAGAAAAGTGTTACGAGTCAGATATTTTAGACTATAA
- the feoB gene encoding ferrous iron transport protein B, which translates to MRLSELTTGEKGVIVKVLGHGGFRKRIVEMGFIKGKTVEVLLNAPLKDPIKYKVLGYEISLRRQEAEMIEVVSEEEAKKQAGETIYHEGLPEDVSVKEEDMKRLALGKRRTINVALVGNPNSGKTSLFNLASGAHEHVGNYSGVTVDAKEGHFDFEGYHFRIVDLPGTYSLSAYTPEEIYVRRHIIDETPDVIINVVDSSNLERNLYLTTQLIDMNVRMVVALNIYDELESSGNTLDYHLLSKLFGVPMLPTVSKKNRGLDTLFHVVINLYEGVDFFDKQGNMNPEVLKDLTEWHDSLEDRKNHEEEHLEDYVREHKRTGRVFRHIHINHGPDLEKAIEAVKEEVSKNEFIRHKYSTRFLSIKLLENDPDIESFVRTLPNAEEILRIRDKMAKRVQDTMNEDCESAITDAKYGFISGALKETFTDNHLEQAQTTKVLDSIVTHRIWGYPIFFLFMYLMFEGTFVLGEYPMMGIEWLVEQIGDLIRNNMTDGPLKDMLVDGIVGGVGGVIVFLPNILILYFCISLMEDSGYMARAAFIMDKIMHKMGLHGKSFIPLIMGFGCNVPAIMASRTIENRKSRLITMLINPLMSCSARLPIYLLLVGAFFPNNASLVLLSIYAIGIFLAVLLARLFSKFLVKGDDTPFVMELPPYRMPTAKSIFRHTWEKGAQYLKKMGGIIMVASVVIWFLGYYPNHDAYETVAEQQENSYIGQLGRAIEPVIEPMGFDWKLGIGLISGVGAKELVVSTLGVLYVDDPDADSVSLAERIPITPLVAFCYMLFVLIYFPCIAALAAIKQESGSWKWALFAACYTTVLAWLVSFAVYQIGGLFV; encoded by the coding sequence ATGCGTTTGTCCGAATTAACAACAGGCGAAAAAGGTGTCATCGTAAAGGTGCTGGGACACGGTGGTTTTCGTAAACGTATCGTGGAGATGGGTTTTATTAAAGGTAAAACCGTTGAAGTTTTATTGAATGCTCCATTGAAAGATCCCATTAAATATAAAGTCTTAGGTTATGAAATTTCTTTGCGTCGTCAGGAAGCTGAGATGATTGAGGTAGTCAGTGAAGAAGAAGCAAAAAAACAAGCCGGCGAAACTATTTATCACGAAGGTTTGCCTGAAGATGTTTCTGTAAAAGAAGAAGATATGAAGCGGTTGGCGTTAGGTAAACGCCGTACCATTAATGTTGCCTTGGTCGGGAATCCGAACTCGGGCAAGACTTCTCTTTTCAATCTGGCTTCCGGTGCCCATGAGCATGTCGGAAATTATAGTGGTGTGACTGTGGATGCCAAAGAAGGGCATTTTGATTTTGAAGGGTATCATTTTCGTATTGTAGATTTGCCGGGGACATATTCGTTATCTGCATACACGCCCGAAGAAATTTATGTCCGTCGTCATATTATAGATGAAACGCCGGATGTGATTATTAATGTAGTAGACTCCTCCAACCTCGAACGGAATTTATATCTTACGACGCAATTGATTGACATGAATGTCCGTATGGTGGTGGCTTTGAATATTTATGACGAATTGGAATCCAGTGGGAATACATTAGACTATCATTTGCTGAGCAAACTGTTTGGAGTACCGATGTTACCTACTGTCAGTAAGAAGAACCGTGGATTGGATACCTTGTTTCATGTCGTAATCAACCTTTATGAAGGCGTCGATTTCTTTGATAAACAGGGGAATATGAATCCGGAAGTATTGAAGGATCTGACCGAATGGCATGATTCTTTGGAGGACCGTAAGAATCATGAAGAGGAACATCTGGAAGATTATGTACGCGAACATAAAAGGACCGGGCGTGTGTTCCGCCATATTCATATCAATCATGGACCTGATTTGGAGAAAGCTATTGAGGCTGTAAAAGAAGAAGTTTCCAAGAATGAGTTCATTCGCCATAAGTACTCTACCCGTTTTCTATCAATAAAATTGTTGGAGAATGATCCGGACATAGAGAGTTTTGTACGTACTTTGCCGAATGCGGAGGAAATCCTGCGTATTCGTGATAAAATGGCCAAACGCGTACAGGATACGATGAATGAAGATTGCGAGTCGGCTATTACGGATGCGAAATATGGTTTTATCAGTGGTGCGCTGAAAGAAACTTTTACTGATAATCATTTGGAACAGGCGCAGACTACAAAAGTGTTGGATTCCATTGTCACTCACCGTATTTGGGGATATCCTATTTTCTTCCTTTTCATGTATCTGATGTTTGAAGGTACTTTTGTGCTCGGGGAATATCCGATGATGGGGATTGAATGGTTGGTGGAACAAATAGGCGATTTGATTCGTAACAATATGACGGATGGTCCGTTGAAAGATATGTTGGTTGACGGCATTGTGGGTGGTGTAGGAGGCGTTATTGTCTTTTTACCAAATATTCTGATTTTGTATTTCTGTATTTCATTAATGGAGGATTCCGGTTATATGGCTCGTGCGGCGTTTATTATGGATAAGATTATGCATAAAATGGGGTTGCACGGAAAATCGTTTATACCTTTGATTATGGGATTCGGATGTAATGTACCTGCTATTATGGCTTCACGTACTATCGAAAACCGGAAAAGTCGTCTCATTACGATGTTGATTAATCCACTTATGTCATGTAGTGCGCGCTTACCTATTTACTTGTTGTTGGTAGGAGCTTTCTTTCCGAACAATGCGAGCTTGGTATTGTTAAGCATCTATGCAATTGGTATTTTTCTGGCTGTACTGTTAGCACGGTTGTTTAGCAAGTTCTTGGTGAAGGGTGACGATACTCCGTTCGTTATGGAACTCCCGCCGTATCGTATGCCGACTGCGAAATCGATCTTTCGCCATACATGGGAAAAGGGAGCGCAGTATTTGAAAAAAATGGGCGGAATTATTATGGTCGCTTCTGTTGTAATTTGGTTTCTGGGATATTATCCGAATCATGATGCATACGAGACAGTTGCCGAGCAACAGGAAAATTCTTATATCGGTCAGTTAGGACGTGCGATAGAGCCGGTGATAGAACCTATGGGGTTTGACTGGAAACTTGGAATTGGCTTGATTTCAGGAGTGGGGGCAAAGGAGCTGGTGGTAAGTACATTGGGAGTGTTGTATGTCGATGATCCGGATGCAGATTCGGTAAGTTTGGCAGAAAGGATTCCGATCACTCCGTTGGTCGCATTCTGTTATATGCTTTTTGTACTGATTTACTTCCCGTGTATTGCGGCATTGGCTGCTATAAAACAGGAGTCCGGTAGTTGGAAATGGGCATTGTTTGCAGCTTGTTATACTACGGTATTGGCTTGGCTTGTATCCTTTGCCGTTTATCAGATTGGAGGATTATTTGTATGA
- a CDS encoding DMT family transporter: MNRIKGILYAAVSSSTFGLAPFFSITLLLAGFSAFEVLSYRWGVASIVLIVFGWLSGCNFRLAGKDWGVVFLLSLLRAVTSFSLIIAYQNIASGVASTIHFMYPLAVALAMMFFFREKKSLLVILAVLMSLLGAALLSLGELEAKSGNTMVGLVAACVSVFSYAGYIVGVRTTRAVQINSTALTCYVMGLGTIFYLIGAYCTSGLQLVSDGYTWLIILGLALPATAISNITLVQAIKYAGPTLTSILGAMEPLTAVVIGVFVFKELFTVNSAVGIILILLAVSIVVFRRQKS; encoded by the coding sequence ATGAATCGTATAAAAGGTATACTTTATGCAGCGGTATCCTCCTCCACTTTTGGGCTGGCTCCGTTTTTTTCTATCACTTTGCTATTAGCCGGTTTTTCGGCTTTCGAGGTACTTTCTTATCGTTGGGGAGTGGCGTCGATTGTATTGATTGTGTTTGGTTGGTTATCCGGTTGCAATTTTCGATTGGCTGGAAAAGATTGGGGAGTTGTTTTTCTGTTGAGTTTGTTGAGAGCCGTTACTTCATTTAGTTTGATTATTGCTTATCAGAATATAGCTAGCGGAGTGGCTTCTACCATACATTTTATGTATCCGTTGGCTGTTGCTTTGGCAATGATGTTTTTCTTCCGGGAGAAGAAGTCCCTCTTGGTGATACTTGCAGTATTGATGTCTTTGCTGGGAGCAGCTTTACTTTCATTGGGAGAGTTGGAGGCGAAAAGTGGAAATACAATGGTTGGTTTGGTTGCTGCCTGTGTTTCTGTTTTTTCATACGCAGGGTATATTGTTGGAGTGCGGACAACGCGGGCCGTACAAATAAACTCTACGGCATTGACTTGTTATGTTATGGGGTTGGGAACTATTTTTTACCTCATAGGCGCCTATTGTACTTCCGGACTTCAACTTGTGTCGGATGGATATACCTGGCTGATTATTCTTGGGCTGGCATTACCGGCTACGGCTATTTCCAATATAACTTTAGTACAAGCTATTAAATATGCCGGACCTACACTGACTTCCATCTTGGGTGCAATGGAACCATTAACGGCTGTTGTAATCGGAGTTTTTGTATTCAAAGAGCTTTTTACTGTGAATAGCGCTGTTGGAATTATACTAATCTTGTTGGCAGTAAGCATAGTAGTGTTTCGCAGACAAAAATCCTGA
- the rho gene encoding transcription termination factor Rho, with protein MYNIIQLNDKDLSELQVIAKELGIKKTDSLKKEDLVYKILDEQAIAGATKKVAADKLKEERKEEQKKKRSRVAPAKKDNKVVSATKEGEAEKAKEAAPAKPQQPSKKEESANKEKETPAVEVKAENTAAPKRKVGRPRKNADAAEQKEVESVKTATPATPKVTEDKVVTEKAPEVIEKAVPAQAPEKKTKANKPAEEKKVVVKPQPQKKAEPVIDEESNILSGADDDDFIPIEDLPSEKIELPTELFGKFEATKTEPAQTATEQQAPQPQQQAHQQQQQQRPRIVRPRDNNNGNNNASNSNNNANNNNNNNFQRNNNQNQNQQRVPMPRPAQPNNANENLPVPQQQQERKVIEREKPYEFDDILNGVGVLEIMQDGYGFLRSSDYNYLSSPDDIYVSQSQIKLFGLKTGDVVEGVIRPPKEGEKYFPLVKVSKINGRDAAFVRDRVPFEHLTPLFPDEKFKLCKGGYSDSMSARVVDLFAPIGKGQRALIVAQPKTGKTILMKDIANAIAANHPEVYMIMLLIDERPEEVTDMARSVNAEVIASTFDEPAERHVKIAGIVLEKAKRLVECGHDVVIFLDSITRLARAYNTVSPASGKVLSGGVDANALHKPKRFFGAARNIENGGSLTIIATALIDTGSKMDEVIFEEFKGTGNMELQLDRNLSNKRIFPAVNITASSTRRDDLLLDKTTLDRMWILRKYLADMNPIEAMDFVKDRLEKTRDNDEFLMSMNS; from the coding sequence ATGTATAACATTATCCAATTAAACGACAAAGATCTGTCGGAACTTCAAGTTATTGCCAAAGAGTTAGGCATAAAAAAAACAGACTCATTAAAAAAGGAAGACCTTGTTTACAAAATACTCGATGAACAAGCAATCGCCGGAGCCACAAAGAAAGTTGCCGCAGACAAGCTTAAAGAAGAACGCAAAGAAGAACAAAAGAAAAAGCGTTCACGCGTAGCGCCTGCCAAGAAAGATAACAAAGTAGTTTCCGCAACCAAGGAAGGAGAAGCTGAGAAAGCCAAAGAAGCTGCTCCTGCCAAGCCACAACAGCCTTCTAAAAAAGAGGAAAGTGCAAATAAAGAAAAAGAGACTCCTGCTGTTGAAGTTAAAGCAGAAAATACCGCAGCTCCTAAACGTAAAGTAGGCCGTCCGCGTAAAAATGCCGATGCAGCAGAGCAAAAAGAAGTTGAAAGCGTGAAAACTGCAACTCCGGCAACTCCTAAAGTAACGGAAGATAAAGTAGTTACTGAGAAAGCTCCTGAAGTAATAGAAAAAGCAGTCCCGGCACAAGCTCCCGAAAAGAAAACAAAAGCCAACAAACCTGCTGAAGAGAAGAAAGTAGTAGTGAAACCGCAACCGCAAAAGAAAGCCGAACCCGTTATAGACGAAGAAAGCAATATCTTATCCGGTGCCGACGACGATGATTTTATTCCTATCGAAGATCTGCCTTCAGAAAAGATAGAACTTCCCACCGAACTTTTTGGAAAATTCGAAGCCACCAAAACTGAACCGGCACAAACTGCTACCGAACAACAAGCACCACAGCCACAACAACAGGCTCATCAGCAACAACAGCAACAACGTCCACGCATTGTCCGTCCGCGTGACAACAATAATGGCAATAATAATGCTAGCAATAGTAACAATAACGCCAATAATAATAACAATAATAACTTCCAACGTAACAATAACCAAAATCAGAACCAGCAGCGTGTACCGATGCCGCGTCCTGCCCAGCCAAACAACGCGAACGAAAATCTTCCGGTACCACAACAGCAGCAGGAACGTAAAGTTATTGAGCGTGAAAAGCCTTACGAATTCGATGACATCCTTAATGGAGTAGGCGTACTGGAAATTATGCAGGATGGATACGGATTCCTCCGTTCTTCCGATTATAATTACCTTTCTTCTCCTGACGATATCTATGTATCACAGTCGCAAATCAAGTTATTTGGCCTGAAAACCGGTGACGTGGTAGAAGGAGTTATCCGCCCGCCCAAAGAAGGAGAGAAATATTTCCCGTTAGTAAAGGTATCGAAGATTAACGGACGTGACGCCGCTTTCGTTCGCGACCGTGTTCCTTTCGAACACCTGACGCCGCTTTTCCCGGATGAAAAGTTCAAACTCTGCAAAGGCGGTTATTCGGATTCCATGTCTGCCCGCGTAGTAGATCTTTTCGCTCCAATCGGTAAAGGTCAACGTGCTTTAATCGTAGCCCAGCCTAAAACCGGTAAGACAATTTTAATGAAAGACATTGCAAATGCCATTGCAGCCAATCATCCGGAAGTATACATGATTATGTTGCTTATCGATGAACGTCCGGAAGAAGTAACAGATATGGCGCGCAGCGTCAATGCCGAAGTTATCGCTTCTACCTTTGATGAACCGGCAGAGCGCCACGTGAAAATCGCAGGTATCGTATTGGAAAAAGCAAAAAGACTGGTAGAATGCGGCCACGACGTAGTTATATTCCTTGATTCTATTACTCGTCTGGCACGTGCATACAACACAGTATCTCCTGCATCGGGCAAAGTACTTTCCGGTGGTGTGGATGCAAACGCACTTCATAAGCCGAAACGTTTCTTTGGTGCTGCCCGTAACATCGAGAACGGTGGTTCACTGACAATCATCGCAACTGCATTGATTGATACCGGTTCTAAAATGGACGAAGTTATCTTCGAAGAATTCAAAGGTACAGGTAACATGGAGTTGCAACTCGACCGCAACCTGTCCAACAAACGTATCTTCCCGGCAGTCAACATTACCGCATCCAGTACTCGTCGTGACGATCTGTTACTTGATAAGACAACTCTCGACCGTATGTGGATTCTCCGTAAATATCTTGCCGACATGAATCCGATCGAAGCAATGGACTTCGTAAAAGACCGTCTGGAAAAAACCAGAGACAACGATGAATTCCTGATGAGCATGAACAGCTAA
- a CDS encoding sulfatase family protein — translation MKTIYPFMGLALCGIAAQAQEKPNFLIIQCDHLTQRVVGAYGHTQDCTLPIDEVASRGVIFSNAYVGCPLSQPSRAALWSGMMPHQTNVRSNSSEPINTPIPENVPTLGSLFSENGYEAVHFGKTHDMGSLRGFKHKEPVAKPFTDPEFPVNNDSFLDVGTCEDVVSYLSNPSEKPFICIADFQNPHNICGFVGENEGVHTDRPVSGTLPELPDNFDVEDWNNIPTPVQYICCSHRRMTQASHWSEENYRHYIAAFQHYTKMVSKQVDSVLKALYSTPAGKNTIVVILADHGDGMTSHRMVTKHISFYDEMTNVPFIFAGPGIKHQKKPVDHLLTQPTLDLLPTLCDLAGIPVPAEKAGISLAPTLKGEKQKKTHPYVVSEWHSEYEYTVTPGRMVRGPRYKYTHYLEGNGEELYDMKNDPGERKNLAKNPKYAKVLAEHRAMLDDYITRSKDNYRSLKVDADPRCRNHTPGYPNHEGPSARDIIKRK, via the coding sequence ATGAAAACAATTTATCCTTTCATGGGATTGGCTCTTTGCGGCATAGCAGCCCAAGCACAAGAAAAGCCCAATTTTCTGATTATCCAATGCGACCATCTTACACAACGCGTCGTTGGCGCCTACGGTCATACACAAGATTGCACCCTTCCTATCGACGAAGTAGCTTCAAGAGGAGTTATCTTTTCCAATGCTTATGTAGGCTGCCCCCTCAGCCAACCGTCACGCGCCGCTTTATGGAGTGGCATGATGCCTCATCAAACTAACGTACGCTCCAACTCCAGCGAACCGATCAATACACCTATACCGGAAAACGTTCCGACATTAGGAAGCCTTTTTTCGGAAAACGGTTACGAAGCTGTACACTTCGGAAAAACGCACGATATGGGTTCATTAAGAGGATTCAAACATAAAGAACCGGTAGCAAAGCCATTTACCGACCCGGAATTTCCGGTCAATAATGATAGTTTTCTGGACGTAGGAACCTGCGAGGACGTTGTTTCCTATTTAAGCAATCCTTCGGAAAAACCTTTCATATGCATTGCCGATTTTCAGAATCCCCATAATATCTGCGGATTCGTAGGAGAAAATGAAGGAGTACATACTGACCGACCTGTCAGCGGCACACTTCCGGAACTGCCCGACAATTTCGATGTAGAAGACTGGAACAACATACCTACCCCGGTGCAATACATCTGTTGCAGCCACCGGCGTATGACGCAAGCCTCCCATTGGAGTGAGGAAAATTACCGCCATTACATCGCCGCTTTCCAGCACTATACAAAAATGGTATCCAAACAAGTAGACAGTGTTTTGAAAGCATTATACTCCACCCCCGCAGGAAAGAACACAATCGTTGTTATCCTTGCCGACCATGGTGACGGAATGACTTCACACCGTATGGTGACCAAGCACATCAGTTTCTATGATGAAATGACAAACGTACCATTTATCTTTGCAGGTCCCGGTATCAAGCATCAGAAAAAACCGGTAGACCACTTGCTCACGCAGCCTACACTAGACTTATTGCCAACCCTCTGTGACCTGGCCGGCATTCCTGTTCCCGCAGAAAAGGCAGGAATCAGCCTCGCACCGACATTAAAAGGAGAAAAACAAAAGAAGACTCATCCATATGTTGTATCCGAATGGCATAGTGAATATGAATACACAGTTACTCCCGGACGTATGGTACGTGGCCCCAGATACAAGTACACCCATTATTTGGAAGGCAACGGAGAAGAACTCTATGACATGAAGAATGACCCAGGTGAACGTAAGAACCTCGCCAAGAATCCCAAATATGCCAAGGTTCTTGCAGAACATCGTGCCATGCTCGACGACTACATCACCCGGTCAAAAGATAATTACCGCAGTCTGAAAGTAGACGCCGACCCGAGATGCAGAAATCATACTCCCGGCTACCCCAACCACGAAGGCCCTAGCGCACGTGATATTATCAAAAGAAAATAA
- the tilS gene encoding tRNA lysidine(34) synthetase TilS produces the protein MIQQRITQYIEKNHLFSSDSKILVALSGGADSVALLRILHTAGYHCEAAHCNFHLRGEESNRDESFVRQLCLKYNIRLHTTDFNTTQYAAEKHISIEMAARELRYNWFEEIKNKYRADVIAVAHHQDDSIETMLLNLIRGTGITGLLGIRPRNGAIVRPLLCVNRKEIIQYLQNIEQDYVTDSTNLEDEYTRNKIRLNLLPLMEEINPSVKNSLVETSNYLNDVATIYNKCIAKTKARIVTPEGIRISSLLKEAVPETILFETLHPLGFNSTQIKDIANSLHGQSGKQFASKEWRVIKDREFLLLEEIRSEEKDIPPFQLIKEEKEYTSNFQIPREKGTACFDADKLNEEIYHRKWQIGDTFIPFGMKGKKKISDYLTDRKFSISQKERQWVLCCGERIAWLIGERIDNRFRIDETTKRVVIYKIV, from the coding sequence ATGATACAGCAACGGATTACACAATATATAGAAAAGAATCATCTGTTTTCATCAGACAGCAAAATTCTGGTAGCATTGAGCGGCGGCGCCGACTCTGTGGCACTGCTACGTATTCTCCACACAGCAGGTTATCACTGCGAAGCCGCACATTGTAACTTTCATTTACGCGGCGAGGAATCAAACCGCGATGAATCATTTGTCCGCCAACTCTGCCTGAAATACAACATCCGATTGCATACCACTGATTTCAACACAACCCAATACGCAGCCGAAAAGCATATTTCGATAGAAATGGCAGCGCGGGAACTCCGTTATAACTGGTTTGAAGAAATTAAAAATAAATACCGGGCCGATGTCATTGCCGTTGCTCATCACCAGGACGACAGTATAGAAACAATGTTGCTCAATCTAATCCGTGGCACAGGAATCACCGGATTACTCGGAATCCGTCCTCGCAACGGAGCTATTGTACGTCCACTCCTTTGTGTCAACCGCAAAGAGATCATTCAATATTTACAAAACATTGAACAGGATTATGTAACCGATAGTACAAATCTGGAAGATGAATACACCCGCAACAAGATCCGGCTCAACCTCCTTCCACTTATGGAGGAGATTAATCCATCCGTCAAGAATAGTCTGGTGGAGACGAGTAATTATCTGAATGATGTAGCTACTATATATAATAAATGTATAGCAAAAACAAAAGCAAGAATAGTCACACCAGAAGGAATCCGGATCAGCAGTTTATTAAAAGAAGCTGTACCCGAAACTATTTTATTCGAGACTCTGCATCCACTCGGCTTTAACTCCACACAAATCAAAGATATTGCAAACTCACTTCATGGACAATCGGGAAAACAGTTTGCCAGCAAAGAATGGAGAGTGATTAAAGACAGGGAATTTTTGCTACTGGAAGAAATCCGGTCTGAAGAAAAAGACATCCCCCCTTTTCAATTAATTAAAGAAGAGAAAGAATACACGTCAAATTTTCAGATTCCACGGGAAAAAGGAACAGCATGTTTTGACGCTGACAAGTTGAATGAAGAAATCTATCACCGTAAATGGCAAATCGGTGATACTTTTATTCCTTTCGGAATGAAAGGCAAGAAAAAAATAAGCGATTACCTGACCGACCGCAAATTTTCTATCAGTCAGAAAGAGCGTCAATGGGTGCTCTGTTGCGGAGAACGCATTGCATGGCTGATAGGCGAACGAATAGATAACCGCTTCCGTATTGATGAAACAACGAAACGCGTTGTTATTTACAAAATAGTCTGA